The Herbaspirillum sp. RTI4 genome has a segment encoding these proteins:
- the selD gene encoding selenide, water dikinase SelD, translating into MTEPIRLTQYSHGAGCGCKISPQVLEVILAGSGAQNLDSKLWVGNASRDDAAVYALDEHRGVVSTTDFFMPIVDDPFDFGRIAATNAISDIYAMGGDPLMAIAILGWPVNLLPPEVAREVIRGGRAACDAAGIPLAGGHSIDTPEPIFGLAVTGVVDKRHMKRNDTATAGCLLYLTKPLGIGILTTAEKKGKLREVDIGLARDWMCVMNNAGSRFGKLPGITAMTDVTGFGLLGHLVEMCDGSGLTAHIDYASVPRLPGVGHYLDEGCVPGGTERNYASYADKIGTLSETQKQLLCDPQTSGGLLVAVTPEGNAEFLAVASELGLTLSPIGHLAARQSHAVEIS; encoded by the coding sequence ATGACCGAGCCTATCCGTCTGACCCAGTACAGCCACGGCGCTGGCTGCGGTTGCAAGATTTCCCCACAGGTATTGGAAGTCATCCTTGCCGGAAGCGGCGCGCAAAATCTCGATTCTAAACTGTGGGTCGGCAATGCCTCGCGTGACGATGCGGCCGTGTATGCACTGGATGAGCACCGCGGCGTCGTTTCCACCACCGATTTTTTCATGCCGATTGTCGATGACCCCTTCGACTTCGGCCGCATTGCCGCCACCAACGCCATCAGCGACATCTACGCCATGGGCGGCGATCCCTTGATGGCGATTGCGATTCTCGGCTGGCCGGTCAATCTGTTGCCGCCGGAAGTTGCACGCGAAGTCATACGCGGCGGCCGTGCAGCCTGCGATGCGGCCGGCATTCCGCTGGCCGGGGGGCATTCCATCGACACGCCCGAACCTATCTTCGGTCTGGCCGTCACCGGCGTGGTCGACAAACGCCACATGAAACGCAACGACACCGCCACTGCTGGTTGCCTGCTCTACCTGACCAAGCCGCTAGGGATAGGCATTCTGACCACGGCGGAAAAAAAAGGAAAATTGCGCGAAGTGGATATCGGCCTCGCGCGCGACTGGATGTGTGTCATGAACAATGCCGGCAGTCGCTTCGGCAAATTGCCCGGCATCACGGCCATGACCGATGTCACCGGCTTTGGCCTGCTCGGTCATCTGGTGGAAATGTGCGACGGCAGCGGCCTGACGGCGCATATCGACTACGCCAGCGTGCCGCGACTTCCTGGCGTCGGACATTATCTGGACGAAGGCTGCGTGCCGGGTGGAACCGAACGTAATTACGCCAGCTACGCCGACAAGATCGGTACGCTCAGCGAAACCCAGAAGCAATTACTGTGCGACCCGCAAACCAGCGGTGGATTGCTGGTGGCCGTCACGCCGGAAGGCAATGCAGAGTTCCTTGCCGTGGCAAGCGAGCTGGGATTGACGCTGTCG
- a CDS encoding methyl-accepting chemotaxis protein: MSTNIKLGARLGLSFGMLVGIAAVLAFSGLGSLSSVTDGFKDITRNILPKTNIAHENIRAAYDYARSFAYIVTSEGRANADVGALSKAHDVLKDTVTLVNNNVADLEKMLSDDQEKALLANVKQRRAAYGKSRNTVLDLKKAGENNKASDLMFTETNDLQTAYIQSWKDFIQFENDLLSQGVTKADKTYNFAKTLLISIFIAGLLASIFVATTITRSLLKSLGGEPDYASMIAGKISAGDLSIHVDTKDSDRSSLLFSMKSMREHLADIVSNVRVGTDTISAASTEIASGNLDLSNRTEYQASSLEKTASSMKELTTTVKQNAENANRANQLAKMASEVAVKGGTVVSQMVETMGSINESSKKIVDIIGVIDGIAFQTNILALNAAVEAARAGEQGRGFAVVASEVRSLAQRSAGAAKEIKELINDSVNKVETGSKLVDQAGGTMDEVVASIGRVTDIMGEITLASQEQTSGIEQINHAIIEMDNVTHQNAAMVEQAAAAASALQDQAANLTQLVSVFKIDGVHAKSLS, encoded by the coding sequence ATGTCTACAAATATAAAGTTAGGCGCGCGTTTGGGTCTTAGTTTTGGGATGCTTGTCGGCATTGCTGCCGTGCTTGCATTTAGTGGCTTGGGCAGCCTTTCTTCCGTGACGGATGGCTTCAAAGACATCACCAGAAATATCTTGCCCAAGACAAATATCGCGCATGAAAACATACGAGCCGCGTATGACTATGCGCGTTCCTTTGCTTATATCGTTACCTCCGAAGGCAGGGCAAATGCCGATGTCGGTGCACTGAGCAAAGCGCATGATGTGCTGAAGGACACCGTTACCCTGGTCAATAATAATGTCGCTGATCTGGAAAAAATGCTTTCTGACGATCAGGAAAAAGCCTTGCTCGCCAATGTCAAGCAGCGCCGCGCCGCTTACGGAAAAAGCCGCAACACCGTACTCGATTTAAAAAAGGCCGGAGAGAATAACAAAGCATCCGATCTGATGTTTACGGAAACCAATGATTTGCAAACCGCTTATATTCAATCGTGGAAAGATTTCATCCAATTTGAAAATGACTTATTAAGCCAAGGCGTCACGAAAGCCGACAAAACCTATAATTTTGCGAAGACGCTGCTGATTTCTATTTTCATCGCAGGCTTGCTTGCCAGCATCTTTGTCGCAACCACGATTACACGCAGTTTGCTCAAATCGCTTGGCGGTGAACCGGACTATGCCAGCATGATCGCGGGAAAAATCTCGGCAGGCGACCTCAGCATCCATGTCGATACGAAGGATAGCGATCGATCCAGCCTTTTATTTTCGATGAAGTCCATGCGCGAGCATCTTGCCGATATTGTCAGCAATGTGCGCGTCGGGACCGACACCATCTCCGCCGCATCGACCGAAATCGCCAGCGGCAACCTGGATCTTTCGAATCGCACCGAATACCAAGCCAGTTCGCTGGAAAAAACGGCATCGTCGATGAAAGAGCTGACCACCACGGTGAAACAAAACGCCGAAAACGCCAATCGGGCAAACCAGTTGGCAAAAATGGCCTCTGAAGTTGCGGTCAAAGGCGGTACGGTGGTGTCGCAAATGGTCGAAACCATGGGGTCGATCAACGAATCTTCAAAGAAGATAGTTGACATCATTGGCGTCATTGACGGTATCGCATTCCAAACCAACATTCTGGCGCTCAATGCCGCGGTAGAAGCGGCTCGCGCAGGTGAGCAGGGGCGCGGCTTTGCGGTGGTGGCATCGGAAGTGCGTAGTCTGGCGCAGCGCTCGGCGGGTGCCGCCAAGGAAATCAAGGAATTGATTAACGACTCGGTCAACAAGGTCGAAACCGGTAGCAAACTCGTCGATCAAGCCGGCGGCACGATGGACGAAGTCGTGGCGAGCATCGGTCGTGTCACCGACATCATGGGCGAAATTACCCTGGCCAGTCAGGAGCAAACTTCCGGCATCGAACAGATCAATCACGCGATTATCGAAATGGATAACGTCACCCATCAAAATGCCGCGATGGTGGAACAGGCAGCAGCGGCAGCATCCGCCCTGCAGGATCAGGCCGCCAATCTGACACAACTTGTCAGCGTATTTAAAATCGATGGCGTGCATGCAAAAAGCCTGAGCTAG
- a CDS encoding type II toxin-antitoxin system Phd/YefM family antitoxin has protein sequence MQSIANIKSISYLKSHAAQIAEDLEMNGTPFVITQNGEASMVIESIKQFQEKEALIAALKIIALGEKDRLLGKGLTADESRAQLRAARQRRK, from the coding sequence ATGCAATCCATCGCCAACATCAAGTCAATTTCCTATCTGAAAAGCCATGCAGCGCAAATTGCCGAAGACCTGGAAATGAATGGAACTCCATTCGTCATTACCCAGAACGGCGAGGCCAGCATGGTGATCGAAAGCATCAAACAATTTCAGGAAAAAGAAGCGCTTATAGCCGCGCTGAAAATCATCGCCTTGGGCGAAAAAGATCGCCTGCTAGGCAAGGGCCTTACCGCTGACGAATCTCGCGCACAACTTCGAGCTGCCCGTCAGCGACGTAAATAA
- a CDS encoding type II toxin-antitoxin system RelE/ParE family toxin, which yields MAIVILPDAQEDLLSLQEYMLDKWDELEWLKAEDAIFEKLEQVDAGSYPGISVKELESVGIFEYRNIFTSPHKLVYRRIDSDIYVYVIAGHRQDFATLMMKRLLKK from the coding sequence ATGGCTATCGTCATACTGCCCGATGCGCAAGAAGACTTGCTCTCGCTTCAGGAATACATGCTGGATAAATGGGATGAGCTCGAGTGGCTGAAAGCCGAGGACGCGATTTTTGAAAAACTGGAACAGGTTGATGCCGGGAGCTACCCGGGCATTTCTGTAAAAGAGTTGGAGTCGGTTGGCATCTTTGAATACCGGAACATTTTTACATCGCCTCACAAGCTGGTCTACCGGCGAATCGACAGTGACATTTATGTGTATGTCATCGCGGGACATAGACAGGATTTCGCTACCCTGATGATGAAGCGGTTGTTGAAAAAATGA
- a CDS encoding AAA family ATPase — MIATTTSTESQFAVAMAAYGLMPTEIVADGERHRFDAPDDKRGRVSGWYRLHGDGVPAGSFGNWKTGLSEKWCGKADKSLTPAERTEYHARIERAKQEAEFTHLQLEADAAKLCIGIWAAARDATDDNAYCIRKGIKPYGLKEFKDKRTLIVPIRDGTGTLTSLQFIDEDGVKRFKTYGKIKACYYSFGGKPTDTVLLCEGFATGASLHAVIGYPVAVAFNAGNLEAVAQVLRAKLPGIKIIVCADNDRFTEGGNVGVMKATAAAQSVSGLLALPVFASDDSKPTDFNDLHQQEGADAVRACFDTVQAVPLAADVDHGDDAPAPAPTKAVATGKPGDRAVKIRCGAEIKPQPITWLWEGWLPAGKLTILAGAAGTGKTTLALGLAAALTSGGRWPDASHCTAKGNVLIWSSEDVADDTLVPRLIASGADLNRCHFIEGITENGESAPFDPAQDILSLHHAVERMGGVSLLLIDPIVSAVSGDMHRANDVRRSLQAVVDFAEAHQCAVIGITHFAKGGAGKAPQDRVIGSQAFGALARMVLVAAKEEDGTRRVLARAKSNIAPDDGGVAYSLALTTIDGGIEATHAVWEGAIEGTAREILGDVEHDEDGGGAERDDLERMLIDTLTDNGGRMQVKMLQAEIRDAGHSWDAAKRVKKSLGIDSIKASMGGSWMWCLPIINLRREHEGSEGSTENKALPSHPSALPSQKTGDKPFPESNEIEVEL; from the coding sequence ATGATCGCCACCACAACCAGCACCGAATCTCAATTCGCCGTAGCAATGGCCGCGTACGGACTGATGCCGACCGAGATCGTGGCAGACGGTGAGCGCCACCGATTCGACGCACCGGACGACAAGCGCGGCAGAGTTTCAGGGTGGTATCGGCTGCACGGCGACGGCGTACCTGCTGGCTCTTTCGGCAATTGGAAAACCGGCCTGTCCGAAAAGTGGTGCGGCAAGGCCGATAAATCCCTGACACCGGCAGAGCGCACCGAGTACCACGCGCGGATTGAAAGGGCTAAACAGGAGGCCGAATTTACCCACCTGCAATTGGAGGCAGACGCCGCCAAGTTATGCATCGGAATCTGGGCAGCGGCAAGGGACGCGACCGACGATAACGCCTACTGCATCCGCAAAGGAATCAAGCCCTACGGCCTCAAGGAATTTAAAGACAAGCGCACCTTGATTGTCCCGATACGGGACGGTACCGGCACACTGACCAGCCTGCAATTTATCGATGAGGATGGCGTCAAGCGCTTCAAAACCTACGGCAAGATCAAAGCTTGCTATTACAGCTTCGGCGGAAAACCCACCGATACTGTGCTGCTCTGTGAGGGCTTCGCCACCGGCGCCAGCCTCCACGCCGTCATAGGGTACCCGGTAGCGGTAGCTTTCAATGCCGGAAACCTTGAAGCCGTGGCGCAAGTGCTGCGCGCTAAACTGCCAGGCATCAAAATTATCGTCTGTGCAGATAACGACCGATTCACCGAGGGCGGCAATGTCGGCGTCATGAAAGCGACCGCCGCCGCGCAGTCAGTGAGCGGATTGCTGGCGCTGCCGGTGTTTGCCAGTGATGACAGCAAGCCCACCGACTTTAACGACCTGCACCAACAGGAAGGGGCCGATGCAGTACGCGCCTGTTTCGATACCGTGCAAGCCGTACCGCTGGCCGCTGATGTAGATCATGGCGACGATGCACCAGCGCCAGCACCCACCAAAGCAGTCGCCACAGGCAAGCCGGGAGACCGGGCGGTAAAGATAAGGTGCGGAGCAGAAATCAAGCCACAGCCCATAACGTGGCTTTGGGAGGGATGGCTACCGGCTGGCAAACTCACCATTCTGGCTGGCGCTGCCGGTACCGGTAAAACAACCTTAGCCCTAGGATTGGCGGCGGCGCTGACGTCAGGCGGACGATGGCCAGACGCAAGCCATTGCACCGCCAAGGGGAACGTATTGATCTGGTCAAGCGAGGACGTGGCAGACGACACGCTTGTACCACGCCTGATCGCGTCTGGCGCTGATTTGAACCGCTGCCACTTTATCGAGGGGATTACAGAGAACGGCGAGAGCGCGCCGTTTGACCCGGCACAGGACATTCTCTCTCTTCATCATGCCGTGGAAAGAATGGGCGGGGTTTCCCTGCTATTGATTGACCCGATTGTCTCAGCGGTATCAGGCGACATGCACCGGGCCAACGATGTGCGCCGCAGCTTGCAGGCCGTGGTGGACTTCGCAGAGGCTCACCAGTGCGCCGTGATCGGCATCACCCACTTTGCCAAAGGCGGGGCAGGCAAAGCGCCGCAGGATCGCGTTATCGGCTCTCAGGCGTTTGGTGCGCTGGCCCGTATGGTGCTGGTGGCAGCGAAAGAAGAGGACGGCACCCGGCGCGTATTGGCACGGGCCAAGTCAAACATTGCCCCCGACGATGGCGGCGTAGCGTATAGCCTTGCCCTGACCACCATCGATGGCGGCATCGAAGCCACCCACGCCGTATGGGAAGGAGCCATCGAAGGCACAGCGCGGGAAATACTCGGGGACGTGGAGCATGACGAGGACGGCGGCGGCGCTGAGCGTGACGATCTGGAAAGGATGCTGATCGACACGCTGACCGACAACGGCGGCAGGATGCAGGTAAAAATGCTCCAAGCCGAAATCCGCGATGCCGGACACTCATGGGATGCCGCCAAAAGAGTAAAAAAATCACTTGGAATTGATTCCATAAAAGCCAGCATGGGCGGCTCATGGATGTGGTGCCTGCCGATCATAAATCTACGAAGGGAGCACGAAGGGAGCGAAGGGAGCACAGAAAATAAAGCGCTCCCTTCGCACCCTTCGGCGCTCCCTTCGCAAAAGACGGGGGATAAGCCGTTTCCAGAAAGCAACGAAATCGAGGTGGAATTGTGA
- a CDS encoding helix-turn-helix domain-containing protein, protein MSARTDALAAILHTMPGNDCAIQRGRMLAAMERLGSVTTYEASRYLDCYDPRPRIHEMRSAGKRIKTVYREEQTESGVYHRVGVYLLEGRTDE, encoded by the coding sequence ATGAGCGCCCGCACCGACGCCTTGGCCGCAATACTGCACACCATGCCCGGCAACGATTGCGCCATCCAGCGCGGCCGGATGTTGGCCGCAATGGAGCGTCTGGGCAGCGTGACCACTTACGAAGCCTCACGTTATCTCGATTGCTACGACCCACGGCCACGTATCCATGAGATGCGCAGCGCAGGCAAGCGCATTAAAACCGTCTACCGCGAAGAGCAAACGGAAAGCGGTGTTTATCACCGTGTCGGCGTGTACCTCCTGGAGGGCCGCACAGATGAATAA
- a CDS encoding transcriptional regulator — translation MVTSATTATTLSKSLPSDGMSRWKQILPYSPFSREKFRQLVIAGKAPPPIKFSDRCTAYSNRELHRFFADPLNYRADVEVKR, via the coding sequence ATGGTAACCAGCGCAACCACAGCAACAACCCTCAGCAAATCACTTCCATCCGACGGCATGAGCCGCTGGAAACAAATCCTCCCTTACTCCCCATTCAGTCGGGAGAAATTCCGCCAGCTTGTCATTGCAGGCAAAGCGCCGCCGCCGATCAAATTCTCCGACCGCTGCACCGCGTATTCCAATCGTGAGCTGCACAGGTTCTTTGCTGACCCGTTGAATTATCGTGCGGACGTGGAGGTAAAGCGATGA
- a CDS encoding Txe/YoeB family addiction module toxin produces MSRHIKFTPAAWGDYTYWQGQDKKTLRRINLLIEASARTPFEGIGKPEALLGDMSGFWSRRIDERHRLVYAADDDTLTVLACRYHYEE; encoded by the coding sequence GTGAGCCGTCATATCAAATTCACGCCCGCCGCATGGGGTGACTACACCTACTGGCAAGGCCAGGACAAAAAAACGCTGCGCAGAATTAACCTGCTGATCGAGGCATCGGCGCGAACCCCTTTCGAGGGCATCGGAAAGCCGGAGGCATTACTTGGCGATATGTCGGGGTTCTGGTCACGGCGCATTGATGAGCGCCACCGGCTGGTGTATGCCGCCGACGATGACACGCTCACCGTTCTGGCCTGCCGATACCACTACGAAGAATGA
- a CDS encoding type II toxin-antitoxin system prevent-host-death family antitoxin — MQVISYSEARNSLKSVIDGVIENADITIINRRDGGDAVVMSLDHYQQMAETLYLLSTPANAKHLAESIQQYRGGKAGKRALTDPDL; from the coding sequence ATGCAAGTTATCAGCTACTCAGAAGCGCGCAATTCACTGAAGTCAGTCATTGATGGCGTAATCGAAAACGCCGACATCACCATCATCAATCGCCGCGATGGTGGCGACGCCGTAGTCATGTCCCTCGATCACTACCAACAGATGGCGGAAACGCTCTACCTGCTATCGACACCCGCCAATGCAAAGCACCTGGCAGAATCCATCCAGCAATACCGTGGCGGCAAGGCTGGTAAGCGCGCATTGACTGACCCCGATCTGTGA
- a CDS encoding tyrosine-type recombinase/integrase — protein MPKKIAPLTDIQVKNAKPKDKPYKLADGGGLYLEVIPTGGKLWRMKFRQASGKENRLSFGAYPVVTLIEARKLRDTAKKHKADGIDPGQAKRDKDRLASEQAAQTFEKLAREWHTNKLPSWKGTTAKDTLRRLEIDIFPEIGAMPIGSVTHQHMIAALRKIEVRGAQEVAHRLKSTCSRVFSYANQQGITNPNPAADLRDVLKPVQAGHFAAITSDELPAFLAAMDKNDARLFKPTRIAMHLMMLVFVRTSELIEATWPEIDLEAGEWVIPWQRMKRGKLTVNPDKANHHVCLSRQALELLRELHTLTGGSTYLFPNQRDPKKPMSNGAILAALKRMGYQNKMTGHGFRALAMSTIKERLGYRHEVVDRQLAHAQKDKIASAYDRAQFLDERKKMMQEWADYLDVMARGGKVIHALFKAA, from the coding sequence ATGCCTAAAAAGATCGCCCCACTGACCGACATTCAAGTCAAGAACGCCAAGCCCAAGGATAAGCCGTACAAGCTGGCAGACGGCGGAGGCTTGTACCTTGAAGTCATTCCAACAGGGGGCAAGCTATGGCGTATGAAGTTCAGGCAAGCCAGCGGCAAAGAAAACCGCCTGTCCTTCGGGGCATACCCGGTAGTAACGTTGATCGAGGCCCGGAAACTGCGCGATACGGCCAAGAAGCACAAGGCGGACGGCATCGACCCCGGGCAGGCCAAGCGAGATAAAGACCGACTTGCATCAGAGCAGGCGGCGCAGACATTCGAGAAGCTGGCCCGAGAGTGGCACACCAATAAACTACCTAGCTGGAAGGGGACGACCGCCAAAGACACGCTCAGGCGCTTGGAGATCGATATATTTCCCGAAATCGGCGCAATGCCTATCGGCTCAGTCACACACCAGCACATGATCGCGGCGCTTCGCAAGATAGAGGTACGCGGCGCGCAAGAAGTCGCCCACCGGCTCAAATCAACATGCAGCCGGGTTTTTAGCTATGCCAACCAGCAAGGCATTACCAACCCGAACCCGGCCGCCGACCTCAGGGACGTACTCAAGCCGGTACAGGCCGGACACTTTGCCGCCATCACCTCCGACGAGCTACCGGCTTTCTTGGCAGCGATGGACAAGAACGACGCCCGGCTATTCAAACCCACCCGAATCGCCATGCACCTGATGATGCTGGTATTTGTGCGCACCAGCGAACTGATCGAAGCGACATGGCCAGAAATTGATCTGGAAGCAGGGGAATGGGTTATCCCGTGGCAGCGTATGAAGCGCGGCAAGCTGACCGTGAACCCGGATAAAGCTAATCATCACGTTTGCCTATCACGGCAGGCTTTAGAGCTTCTGCGCGAATTGCATACGCTTACTGGCGGCAGCACCTACCTTTTCCCGAATCAGCGCGACCCTAAAAAGCCCATGAGCAACGGCGCGATACTGGCGGCACTCAAGCGCATGGGCTATCAAAACAAGATGACCGGTCACGGATTCCGGGCATTGGCCATGAGTACGATTAAGGAGCGGCTAGGTTATCGGCATGAAGTGGTAGACCGCCAGCTTGCCCACGCACAAAAAGACAAAATCGCCAGCGCCTACGATAGAGCGCAGTTCCTCGACGAGCGCAAAAAGATGATGCAGGAATGGGCCGACTACCTGGACGTCATGGCCCGAGGCGGCAAGGTCATACACGCCCTATTTAAGGCGGCATAA